The Synchiropus splendidus isolate RoL2022-P1 chromosome 8, RoL_Sspl_1.0, whole genome shotgun sequence genome has a window encoding:
- the wu:fi75a02 gene encoding uncharacterized protein wu:fi75a02 isoform X2, with protein sequence MLFSEDENPPPPGAEGASPTSAGSSSHSPLYSVRPPSSVPPPLPPAEAPLFCPSVSTLFLAPPASSLPPAVTPLLYPFTAFRTLPPVIASPPSATAPLISSHRCPPSGPPNIMSSPPFMSVFPNVSPPSAPPPSPPMVSPPPPTLFLPSSPPTMTPPLPPPMVSPPPPPPPPPPAMSSLPLPPPPPAMSPPPLPPPPPAMSPHPLPPPPPAMSPPPPPPPAMSLPPPPPPAMSLLPPPPPAVSLPLPPPPAMSPPPPPPPAMSLPPPPPPAMCLPPPPSPATSPPPPPPPAMSLPLCLTNMSSPPTDIPFPTLCAPTAVSPPPSPVSPHFSPTVLSSLPPSLTPPPVTLLSAVFLPPPPVAPPSDPTVFSFSHPSAASPAPAPPAPPPHTPSPCCSCSALLPRLLSAHRMEVRRLLRGALSSLNRRLDALERRSRRREEDVISSPSASERLGPRRPQTFCQAKFGKRRKGEEHDGGDRKRRRRERDAPSRWQEEPRSFVGRMAVTLPTGGTGEKLKLQDIQRTEPSLSSSSNALRCLELVPGRPYSSNLTGSFSPNHIIVSSLLATSSSSVAPMWRLSAAAVETLMSARGGAWGHPERPLKDWTAPPSLSTDHSYVLQDLKFDVRPRQARVSLSFSSVIGPPQKLRANLSGDGRRRPLPLLPAGPPLSQSPAGSEFADAKVERRKQVSQFRIRRSSPRETQLTPMGLPKMKRLTKKNFSLEEIYTNKNFNHSAPCRSLETIFEEPREKDGALLLIGQQRRRRILLFPDFTLPRKRKRSSGAGLIVGSAPRKRAAARRHVCPADDAVDLDVMLVERLSALEDFLLRHGLSCD encoded by the exons ATGCTGTTTAGTGAGGATGAGAACCCGCCTCCTCCCGGGGCTGAAG GAGCGTCTCCTACCTCAGCcggttcctcctctcactcccCTCTATATTCTGTCCGCCCACCCTCCTCCGTGCCTCCTCCCCTGCCTCCTGCTGAAGCTCCTCTCTTCTGTCCATCAGTGAGCACCCTGTTTCTTGCAcctcctgcctcctccctcccccccgcTGTCACTCCGCTTCTGTATCCTTTCACTGCTTTTCGTACTCTCCCTCCTGTCATCgcctctcctccatctgcaaCTGCTCCTTTGATCTCATCTCACAGGTGTCCTCCATCCGGGCCTCCAAATATTATGTCTTCTCCTCCTTTCATGTCTGTTTTTCCTAACGTATCTCCACCCTCTgcccctcctccatctccacctaTGGTGTCTCCACCTCCCCCTACCTTGTTTCTTCCTTCTTCTCCCCCTACCATGACTCCTCCTCTACCTCCACCGAtggtgtctcctcctcctcctcctcctcctcctccacctgccatgtcttctcttcctcttcctccacctccacctgccatgtctcctcctcctctccctccccctccccctgccatgtctcctcatcctcttcctcctcctccacctgccatgtctccacctcctccccctccacctgcCATGTCTTtacctcctccccctccacctgcCATGTCTTTacttcctccccctccacctgcCGTGTCTTTACCTCTTCCCCCTCCACCTGCCatgtctccacctcctcccccgccACCTGCCATGTCTTtacctcctccccctccacctgcCATGTGTttacctcctcctccttcacctgccacttctccacctcctccccctccacctgcCATGTCTTTACCTCTGTGTCTTACCAACATGTCTTCTCCACCAACTGATATACCTTTTCCGACTTTGTGTGCACCTACTGCtgtgtctcctcctccttcacctgtcTCTCCTCACTTTTCTCCGACTGTACTTTCTTCTTTACCCCCATCTCTTACTCCTCCCCCGGTCACTCTTCTGTCTGCCGTCTTCCTCCCGCCTCCTCCTGTTGCTCCCCCGTCAGACCCCACggtcttttctttctctcacccCTCTGCTGCcagtcctgctcctgctcctcctgcccCCCCACCTCACACCCCTTCTCCCTGTTGCTCCTGCAGTGCTCTCCTACCCCGCCTCCTCTCTGCTCACAGGATGGAGGTGCGGCGTCTCCTGCGAGGGGCTTTGTCCTCTCTTAACCGCCGCCTGGATGCTCTGGAGAGGAGGAGccggaggagagaggaagacgTCATCTCCTCGCCGTCCGCGAGTGAGCGGTTAGGTCCTCGCAGGCCGCAGACTTTCTGTCAGGCAAAGTTTGGGAAACGCAGGAAAGGGGAGGAGCATGATGGAGGGGACAGGAAACGGAGGCGGAGAGAACGCGATGCGCCGTCACGCTGGCAGGAGGAGCCTCGGAGTTTTGTGGGCCGCATGGCCGTCACTCTCCCAACAGGGGGCACCGGTGAGAAACTAAAACTGCAGGACATCCAGCGAACAGAACCTAG CTTGTCTTCTTCCTCAAACGCACTGCGCTGCCTGGAACTTGTCCCTGGCCGACCTTACAGCAGTAACCTGACTGGGTCCTTCTCACCCAATCACATCATAGTCTCTTCACTCCTGGCCACTTCCTCTTCAAGTGTCGCTCCCATGTGGCGGctttctgcagctgctgtggaaACATTGATGTCGGCAAGGGGTGGAGCCTGGGGTCACCCTGAACGACCTCTGAAAGACTGGACGGCGCCGCCGAGCTTGAGCACAGACCACAG CTACGTGCTGCAGGACCTGAAGTTCGACGTCCGCCCCAGACAAGCGAGAGTCAGTCTGTCTTTCAGCTCGGTGATCGGTCCACCACAGAAGCTGCGAGCCAATCTGAGTGGAGATGGCCGTAGACGGCCTCTGCCCCTCCTTCCTGCTGGCCCGCCGCTCAGCCAATCGCCCGCTGGCTCAGAGTTTGCGGACGCCAAAgtagag AGACGCAAACAGGTTTCGCAGTTTCGAATTCGGCGCTCGTCGCCGCGGGAGACACAGTTGACACCGATGGGATTGCCCAAGATGAAACG ACTGACGAAGAAGAACTTCAGTCTTGAGGAGATTTACACCAACAAGAACTTCAACCACAGTGCCCCGTGCAG GAGTCTGGAGACCATCTTCGAGGAGCCCAGAGAGAAAGACGGCGCGCTGCTCCTCATTGGTCAGCAGCGGCGGCGCAGAATTCTCCTCTTCCCCGACTTCACGCTGCCCAGGAAGAGGAAGCGCTCCTCAG GAGCGGGGCTTATTGTTGGCAGCGCGCCAAGGAAGCGAGCGGCCGCTCGGCGGCACGTATGTCCAGCTGACGATGCGGTCGACCTGGATGTAATGCTGGTGGAGCGACTGAGCGCGCTCGAGGACTTCCTGCTGAGACACggcctgtcatgtgactga
- the wu:fi75a02 gene encoding bromodomain-containing protein 4 isoform X1, translating into MRTRLLPGLKVGLSSCSSHDDDDDGGVMKQRLSCPLVSPAGASPTSAGSSSHSPLYSVRPPSSVPPPLPPAEAPLFCPSVSTLFLAPPASSLPPAVTPLLYPFTAFRTLPPVIASPPSATAPLISSHRCPPSGPPNIMSSPPFMSVFPNVSPPSAPPPSPPMVSPPPPTLFLPSSPPTMTPPLPPPMVSPPPPPPPPPPAMSSLPLPPPPPAMSPPPLPPPPPAMSPHPLPPPPPAMSPPPPPPPAMSLPPPPPPAMSLLPPPPPAVSLPLPPPPAMSPPPPPPPAMSLPPPPPPAMCLPPPPSPATSPPPPPPPAMSLPLCLTNMSSPPTDIPFPTLCAPTAVSPPPSPVSPHFSPTVLSSLPPSLTPPPVTLLSAVFLPPPPVAPPSDPTVFSFSHPSAASPAPAPPAPPPHTPSPCCSCSALLPRLLSAHRMEVRRLLRGALSSLNRRLDALERRSRRREEDVISSPSASERLGPRRPQTFCQAKFGKRRKGEEHDGGDRKRRRRERDAPSRWQEEPRSFVGRMAVTLPTGGTGEKLKLQDIQRTEPSLSSSSNALRCLELVPGRPYSSNLTGSFSPNHIIVSSLLATSSSSVAPMWRLSAAAVETLMSARGGAWGHPERPLKDWTAPPSLSTDHSYVLQDLKFDVRPRQARVSLSFSSVIGPPQKLRANLSGDGRRRPLPLLPAGPPLSQSPAGSEFADAKVERRKQVSQFRIRRSSPRETQLTPMGLPKMKRLTKKNFSLEEIYTNKNFNHSAPCRSLETIFEEPREKDGALLLIGQQRRRRILLFPDFTLPRKRKRSSGAGLIVGSAPRKRAAARRHVCPADDAVDLDVMLVERLSALEDFLLRHGLSCD; encoded by the exons ATGAGAACCCGCCTCCTCCCGGGGCTGAAGGTAGGACTCTCCTCCTGTAGCtcccatgatgatgatgatgatggtggggTGATGAAGCAAAGGTTGTCGTGCCCCCTCGTGTCACCTGCAGGAGCGTCTCCTACCTCAGCcggttcctcctctcactcccCTCTATATTCTGTCCGCCCACCCTCCTCCGTGCCTCCTCCCCTGCCTCCTGCTGAAGCTCCTCTCTTCTGTCCATCAGTGAGCACCCTGTTTCTTGCAcctcctgcctcctccctcccccccgcTGTCACTCCGCTTCTGTATCCTTTCACTGCTTTTCGTACTCTCCCTCCTGTCATCgcctctcctccatctgcaaCTGCTCCTTTGATCTCATCTCACAGGTGTCCTCCATCCGGGCCTCCAAATATTATGTCTTCTCCTCCTTTCATGTCTGTTTTTCCTAACGTATCTCCACCCTCTgcccctcctccatctccacctaTGGTGTCTCCACCTCCCCCTACCTTGTTTCTTCCTTCTTCTCCCCCTACCATGACTCCTCCTCTACCTCCACCGAtggtgtctcctcctcctcctcctcctcctcctccacctgccatgtcttctcttcctcttcctccacctccacctgccatgtctcctcctcctctccctccccctccccctgccatgtctcctcatcctcttcctcctcctccacctgccatgtctccacctcctccccctccacctgcCATGTCTTtacctcctccccctccacctgcCATGTCTTTacttcctccccctccacctgcCGTGTCTTTACCTCTTCCCCCTCCACCTGCCatgtctccacctcctcccccgccACCTGCCATGTCTTtacctcctccccctccacctgcCATGTGTttacctcctcctccttcacctgccacttctccacctcctccccctccacctgcCATGTCTTTACCTCTGTGTCTTACCAACATGTCTTCTCCACCAACTGATATACCTTTTCCGACTTTGTGTGCACCTACTGCtgtgtctcctcctccttcacctgtcTCTCCTCACTTTTCTCCGACTGTACTTTCTTCTTTACCCCCATCTCTTACTCCTCCCCCGGTCACTCTTCTGTCTGCCGTCTTCCTCCCGCCTCCTCCTGTTGCTCCCCCGTCAGACCCCACggtcttttctttctctcacccCTCTGCTGCcagtcctgctcctgctcctcctgcccCCCCACCTCACACCCCTTCTCCCTGTTGCTCCTGCAGTGCTCTCCTACCCCGCCTCCTCTCTGCTCACAGGATGGAGGTGCGGCGTCTCCTGCGAGGGGCTTTGTCCTCTCTTAACCGCCGCCTGGATGCTCTGGAGAGGAGGAGccggaggagagaggaagacgTCATCTCCTCGCCGTCCGCGAGTGAGCGGTTAGGTCCTCGCAGGCCGCAGACTTTCTGTCAGGCAAAGTTTGGGAAACGCAGGAAAGGGGAGGAGCATGATGGAGGGGACAGGAAACGGAGGCGGAGAGAACGCGATGCGCCGTCACGCTGGCAGGAGGAGCCTCGGAGTTTTGTGGGCCGCATGGCCGTCACTCTCCCAACAGGGGGCACCGGTGAGAAACTAAAACTGCAGGACATCCAGCGAACAGAACCTAG CTTGTCTTCTTCCTCAAACGCACTGCGCTGCCTGGAACTTGTCCCTGGCCGACCTTACAGCAGTAACCTGACTGGGTCCTTCTCACCCAATCACATCATAGTCTCTTCACTCCTGGCCACTTCCTCTTCAAGTGTCGCTCCCATGTGGCGGctttctgcagctgctgtggaaACATTGATGTCGGCAAGGGGTGGAGCCTGGGGTCACCCTGAACGACCTCTGAAAGACTGGACGGCGCCGCCGAGCTTGAGCACAGACCACAG CTACGTGCTGCAGGACCTGAAGTTCGACGTCCGCCCCAGACAAGCGAGAGTCAGTCTGTCTTTCAGCTCGGTGATCGGTCCACCACAGAAGCTGCGAGCCAATCTGAGTGGAGATGGCCGTAGACGGCCTCTGCCCCTCCTTCCTGCTGGCCCGCCGCTCAGCCAATCGCCCGCTGGCTCAGAGTTTGCGGACGCCAAAgtagag AGACGCAAACAGGTTTCGCAGTTTCGAATTCGGCGCTCGTCGCCGCGGGAGACACAGTTGACACCGATGGGATTGCCCAAGATGAAACG ACTGACGAAGAAGAACTTCAGTCTTGAGGAGATTTACACCAACAAGAACTTCAACCACAGTGCCCCGTGCAG GAGTCTGGAGACCATCTTCGAGGAGCCCAGAGAGAAAGACGGCGCGCTGCTCCTCATTGGTCAGCAGCGGCGGCGCAGAATTCTCCTCTTCCCCGACTTCACGCTGCCCAGGAAGAGGAAGCGCTCCTCAG GAGCGGGGCTTATTGTTGGCAGCGCGCCAAGGAAGCGAGCGGCCGCTCGGCGGCACGTATGTCCAGCTGACGATGCGGTCGACCTGGATGTAATGCTGGTGGAGCGACTGAGCGCGCTCGAGGACTTCCTGCTGAGACACggcctgtcatgtgactga
- the wu:fi75a02 gene encoding uncharacterized protein wu:fi75a02 isoform X3, translated as MEVRRLLRGALSSLNRRLDALERRSRRREEDVISSPSASERLGPRRPQTFCQAKFGKRRKGEEHDGGDRKRRRRERDAPSRWQEEPRSFVGRMAVTLPTGGTGEKLKLQDIQRTEPSLSSSSNALRCLELVPGRPYSSNLTGSFSPNHIIVSSLLATSSSSVAPMWRLSAAAVETLMSARGGAWGHPERPLKDWTAPPSLSTDHSYVLQDLKFDVRPRQARVSLSFSSVIGPPQKLRANLSGDGRRRPLPLLPAGPPLSQSPAGSEFADAKVERRKQVSQFRIRRSSPRETQLTPMGLPKMKRLTKKNFSLEEIYTNKNFNHSAPCRSLETIFEEPREKDGALLLIGQQRRRRILLFPDFTLPRKRKRSSGAGLIVGSAPRKRAAARRHVCPADDAVDLDVMLVERLSALEDFLLRHGLSCD; from the exons ATGGAGGTGCGGCGTCTCCTGCGAGGGGCTTTGTCCTCTCTTAACCGCCGCCTGGATGCTCTGGAGAGGAGGAGccggaggagagaggaagacgTCATCTCCTCGCCGTCCGCGAGTGAGCGGTTAGGTCCTCGCAGGCCGCAGACTTTCTGTCAGGCAAAGTTTGGGAAACGCAGGAAAGGGGAGGAGCATGATGGAGGGGACAGGAAACGGAGGCGGAGAGAACGCGATGCGCCGTCACGCTGGCAGGAGGAGCCTCGGAGTTTTGTGGGCCGCATGGCCGTCACTCTCCCAACAGGGGGCACCGGTGAGAAACTAAAACTGCAGGACATCCAGCGAACAGAACCTAG CTTGTCTTCTTCCTCAAACGCACTGCGCTGCCTGGAACTTGTCCCTGGCCGACCTTACAGCAGTAACCTGACTGGGTCCTTCTCACCCAATCACATCATAGTCTCTTCACTCCTGGCCACTTCCTCTTCAAGTGTCGCTCCCATGTGGCGGctttctgcagctgctgtggaaACATTGATGTCGGCAAGGGGTGGAGCCTGGGGTCACCCTGAACGACCTCTGAAAGACTGGACGGCGCCGCCGAGCTTGAGCACAGACCACAG CTACGTGCTGCAGGACCTGAAGTTCGACGTCCGCCCCAGACAAGCGAGAGTCAGTCTGTCTTTCAGCTCGGTGATCGGTCCACCACAGAAGCTGCGAGCCAATCTGAGTGGAGATGGCCGTAGACGGCCTCTGCCCCTCCTTCCTGCTGGCCCGCCGCTCAGCCAATCGCCCGCTGGCTCAGAGTTTGCGGACGCCAAAgtagag AGACGCAAACAGGTTTCGCAGTTTCGAATTCGGCGCTCGTCGCCGCGGGAGACACAGTTGACACCGATGGGATTGCCCAAGATGAAACG ACTGACGAAGAAGAACTTCAGTCTTGAGGAGATTTACACCAACAAGAACTTCAACCACAGTGCCCCGTGCAG GAGTCTGGAGACCATCTTCGAGGAGCCCAGAGAGAAAGACGGCGCGCTGCTCCTCATTGGTCAGCAGCGGCGGCGCAGAATTCTCCTCTTCCCCGACTTCACGCTGCCCAGGAAGAGGAAGCGCTCCTCAG GAGCGGGGCTTATTGTTGGCAGCGCGCCAAGGAAGCGAGCGGCCGCTCGGCGGCACGTATGTCCAGCTGACGATGCGGTCGACCTGGATGTAATGCTGGTGGAGCGACTGAGCGCGCTCGAGGACTTCCTGCTGAGACACggcctgtcatgtgactga
- the pisd gene encoding phosphatidylserine decarboxylase proenzyme, mitochondrial, with the protein MFDFHGLCIIDEYKYTARHFRPVKMAAPLRRLRGGVSRVFLQKRQFTSGRGLLPRPRPLPLLLVTGGGYLGYQHFRRKGQDEEQPPLLASPTQVALYRSFPTRFLSRAWGRLNGLELPTWLRKPVYSLYIWTFGVNMEEAAVEDLHHYKNLGEFFRRRLKAAVRPVCSASCLVSPADGRILHFGRVQNSEVEQVKGVTYSLESFLGPQDNCKDSASIRDTLVSSPANDLFHVVVYLAPGDYHCFHSPVDWRVAFRRHFPGSLMSVSPGVARWVKELFCLNERVLLSGRWQHGYFSLTAVGATNVGSIQVYFDQDLRTNAPRYSQGSFYDLSYGEAESPAKAVVLQRGQPVGEFNLGSTIVLLFEAPKNFDFQLTPGQRIRVGEGLGRF; encoded by the exons ATGTTCGATTTCCACGGACTTTGTATTAttgatgaatataaatatacagCACGTCACTTCCGCCCTGTGAAAATGGCGGCGCCCCTGCGGAGACTTCGCGGTGGCGTGAGCAG GGTTTTTCTTCAGAAACGACAGTTCACATCCG GTCGTGGCTTGCTGCCACGTCCCCGGCCGCTGCCCCTGCTGCTGGTGACTGGTGGTGGTTATCTGGGGTACCAACACTTCAGGAGGAAGGGCCAGGATGAAGAGCAACCCCCCCTGCTTGCCTCACCCACTCAG gtGGCTCTCTACCGCTCCTTCCCAACTCGCTTCCTTTCACGAGCATGGGGTCGTCTGAATGGACTAGAACTGCCAACGTGGCTGAGGAAGCCAGTCTACTCCCTTTATATCTGGACGTTCGGAGTCAACATGGag GAAGCTGCAGTGGAAGACCTTCATCACTACAAAAATCTGGGAGAGTTCTTCCGGCGCAGACTGAAGGCTGCCGTGCGGCCGGTTTGCTCCGCCTCCTGCCTG GTGTCTCCAGCTGATGGGAGGATCCTTCACTTTGGTCGAGTCCAGAACTCAGAGGTGGAGCAGGTGAAGGGGGTCACCTACAGCCTGGAGAGTTTCTTGGGTCCACAGGACAACTGCAAGG actCAGCCTCCATCAGAGACACACTTGTGTCGTCTCCGGCGAACGACTTGTTCCACGTGGTGGTCTACCTGGCGCCCGGAGACTACCACTGCTTCCACTCCCCGGTGGACTGGCGGGTGGCATTTCGCCGCCATTTTCCAG GATCCCTAATGTCGGTGAGTCCAGGCGTGGCTCGCTGGGTCAAGGAGCTCTTCTGTCTGAACGAGCGCGTTCTGCTCAGCGGCCGGTGGCAGCACGGATACTTCTCCCTCACTGCAGTTGGAGCCACCAACGTCGGCTCCATCCAAGTCTACTTCGACCAG GACCTGCGCACCAACGCGCCGCGCTACAGCCAAGGATCCTTCTATGACCTCAGCTACGGCGAGGCGGAGTCGCCGGCCAAAGCCGTGGTCCTGCAGCGGGGCCAGCCGGTGGGGGAGTTTAACCTGGGCTCCACCATCGTCCTCCTGTTCGAGGCACCCAAGAACTTTGACTTCCAGCTCACCCCTGGACAGAGGATCAGGGTGGGGGAGGGGCTTGGGAGATTCTGA
- the slc31a1 gene encoding high affinity copper uptake protein 1, which translates to MDHSQHHDHHTASPPTSSDHGNGGGHGGGHEGHMGMAMTFNLDYMGVELLFSGLVINSAGEMVAACLGVFLLAILYEGLKIGREFLLRRSQVNVRYNSMPLPGSDGTVLMETHKTVGQRMLSPSHFLQTLLHIVQVVVSYFLMLIFMTYNGYLCIAVAAGAGMGYFLFSWRKAVVVDITEHCH; encoded by the exons ATGGACCATTCTCAACATCATGACCACCACACTGCATCCCCGCCCACCAGCAGTGATCATGGCAATGGAGGCGGACACGGAGGAGGGCACGAAGGGCATATGGGGATG GCGATGACATTCAACTTGGACTACATGGGCGTAGAGCTGCTCTTCTCCGGACTGGTCATCAACTCTGCCGGAG AGATGGTGGCGGCGTGCCTGGGTGTCTTCCTGCTGGCCATCCTGTACGAGGGCCTGAAGATCGGCAGGGAGTTTCTGCTGCGCCGCAGTCAGGTCAATGTGCGCTACAATTCCATGCCCCTTCCTGGTTCTGATGGGACGGTTCTGATGGAGACCCACAAGACTGTCGG CCAGCGGATGCTAAGCCCCTCCCACTTCCTGCAGACTCTTCTCCACATCGTCCAAGTGGTCGTCAGTTACTTCCTGATGCTCATCTTCATGACCTACAACGGTTACCTCTGCATCGCTGTGGCGGCCGGTGCCGGCAtgggctacttcctgttcagttGGCGAAAGGCGGTGGTGGTTGACATTACCGAACACTGTCACTAG